The Hymenobacter sp. DG01 genome has a segment encoding these proteins:
- a CDS encoding outer membrane beta-barrel protein: protein MLLPISSFLMPSRCALTFALSLPLLSTAQAQRRTQLGVQAGAGLSWTQQQGAASPSSWQRPSGQIGMVAETRLSNQLALQYGLGVTLKAYRSYSDEVFNQGTADEVRLQATTTTHLTYAQLQTVAVFAPAGLSRGVRLLLGGYGSMGVWGRSADDLTETRPTESRSYGSNYRLRFGYFGGSGGGFGILGGGGSADIRPFDAGLLGGVGYRRKAVQVAACYEWGLGQLLPGYLERSFHYQAYLRGASLTANYYLPAAK, encoded by the coding sequence ATGCTGCTACCCATATCCTCGTTTCTGATGCCTAGCCGCTGCGCCCTGACTTTTGCGCTAAGCCTCCCGCTGCTTTCTACTGCCCAGGCCCAAAGACGCACCCAGCTGGGAGTGCAGGCGGGCGCTGGCCTGAGCTGGACCCAGCAACAGGGAGCGGCTTCGCCCTCCTCCTGGCAGCGCCCTTCCGGGCAAATTGGCATGGTAGCCGAAACTCGCCTGAGCAACCAGCTGGCGCTGCAATACGGGCTGGGAGTTACCCTGAAAGCCTACCGCTCCTATTCCGATGAAGTCTTCAACCAGGGCACTGCAGACGAGGTACGCCTTCAGGCCACCACTACCACCCACCTAACCTATGCTCAGCTACAGACCGTGGCGGTATTTGCTCCGGCGGGACTCAGCCGCGGCGTGCGGCTGCTGCTGGGCGGTTACGGCAGCATGGGAGTGTGGGGCCGTAGCGCCGATGACCTAACGGAAACCCGCCCCACGGAATCGAGAAGCTACGGCAGCAACTACCGGCTGCGGTTCGGGTACTTTGGGGGCTCGGGTGGGGGCTTCGGGATACTGGGCGGTGGGGGCAGCGCCGACATCCGGCCCTTTGATGCCGGGCTGCTGGGCGGGGTAGGCTACCGCCGGAAGGCCGTGCAGGTGGCTGCCTGCTACGAATGGGGCCTGGGCCAGCTGCTGCCGGGCTATCTGGAGCGAAGCTTCCACTATCAGGCCTACCTGCGGGGCGCCTCCCTAACGGCCAACTACTACCTACCCGCCGCCAAATAA
- a CDS encoding porin family protein, whose product MFKKAHITILSVAMLLAGATQAQAQVTIGPRLGLNATKLNFDLEDDGPDTKYIFGPQVGVTLNAQFGNLALQPSILFSPKGTKIEVIEEGSATSNGETYSIRSEEKATIRLSYLEVPVNLVYSTNGADGGFQVFAGPYLGIGLSGNYKAENNYSASLNGQVVESMSGSADADIKFVGKASDGDEPEFRRLDFGLNAGLGYKAGSFQAQLGYGLGLSNLIPKSDDGDDSDNKIHNRGVQLSVAYFFGGK is encoded by the coding sequence ATGTTCAAAAAAGCACACATCACTATCCTGAGTGTAGCTATGCTACTGGCAGGAGCTACCCAAGCTCAGGCCCAGGTAACCATCGGGCCTCGCCTGGGGCTCAACGCCACCAAACTGAACTTCGACCTGGAAGACGACGGCCCCGACACCAAGTATATTTTCGGACCGCAGGTGGGCGTAACCCTGAACGCGCAGTTCGGCAACCTGGCACTGCAGCCTTCTATTCTGTTCTCACCGAAGGGCACCAAGATTGAAGTAATTGAGGAAGGAAGCGCGACTTCGAACGGCGAAACCTACTCTATCAGGTCGGAAGAGAAGGCCACCATCCGCCTGAGCTACCTGGAAGTGCCGGTAAACCTGGTGTATAGCACCAACGGGGCCGATGGCGGCTTCCAGGTATTTGCCGGGCCCTACCTCGGAATTGGCCTCAGCGGTAACTACAAAGCCGAAAACAACTATTCCGCAAGCCTCAACGGTCAGGTGGTTGAATCGATGTCGGGCTCCGCTGATGCCGACATCAAGTTTGTGGGCAAGGCCTCCGACGGCGACGAACCCGAATTCCGCCGCCTCGACTTCGGGCTGAACGCGGGCCTGGGCTATAAGGCCGGCTCCTTTCAGGCTCAGCTGGGCTACGGTCTGGGCCTGAGCAACCTGATTCCGAAGTCTGATGACGGTGATGACTCCGACAACAAGATCCACAACCGGGGCGTGCAGCTTTCGGTAGCGTACTTCTTCGGCGGGAAATAA